A portion of the Sphaerochaeta pleomorpha str. Grapes genome contains these proteins:
- a CDS encoding extracellular solute-binding protein has product MKKTVLFLVIIMLLCPMLFSQGTKEEATQNKVLRIITWAGYAPQELIDKFTAETGIKVEVTLSNNEEMISKLRATRGGGFDLAQPSQDRISSVVEQYGIYQPIDFTQIDTDQIDPSLLQSVKKNTLVNGSSYAVPHVYGTEGLVVNKAKAPGIKDFKDLLDPKYAGRVSYRLKRPTLIGQGFSNGYDPFSLYSDPVKYQAFLDDMEKLLIKGKPVVKTYWDNGDQLLQLLRSEEVWAASAWEQAGWKLNAENPNIDYIAPTSGALGWVDTFALPAKSENVSGAYKWINFMLRPENAAFFTNKETYGTASKDAVKFLDPAIAANFTRCLPPEVLAKVNWYPTVPAGIEEMEGKTLDKVKAAR; this is encoded by the coding sequence ATGAAGAAAACTGTTCTCTTTCTCGTAATCATTATGCTGCTCTGCCCGATGCTCTTCTCCCAAGGAACGAAAGAAGAAGCAACCCAGAACAAGGTTCTCAGGATCATCACCTGGGCAGGATACGCCCCCCAGGAATTGATTGACAAATTCACTGCCGAAACCGGTATTAAAGTGGAAGTCACTCTCAGCAATAACGAAGAGATGATTTCCAAGTTACGGGCTACCCGTGGTGGTGGGTTTGACTTGGCCCAGCCCTCCCAGGACAGAATATCCTCGGTTGTCGAGCAATATGGCATTTATCAGCCGATCGATTTCACACAGATCGATACAGATCAGATAGACCCTTCCCTTTTGCAGTCTGTAAAGAAAAACACCCTGGTCAATGGCAGCTCCTATGCCGTTCCCCATGTCTATGGAACAGAAGGCCTGGTAGTCAACAAGGCAAAGGCCCCTGGTATCAAAGACTTCAAAGACCTGCTTGATCCCAAATATGCAGGCCGTGTTTCCTATCGCCTAAAGAGACCTACCTTGATAGGCCAGGGATTCTCAAACGGTTACGACCCCTTCTCACTCTATTCCGACCCTGTCAAATACCAGGCTTTCCTCGATGACATGGAAAAACTCCTGATCAAGGGAAAACCGGTTGTAAAGACCTACTGGGACAACGGTGACCAACTGCTCCAGCTGCTCCGCAGCGAGGAAGTCTGGGCTGCTTCAGCCTGGGAACAGGCCGGGTGGAAACTCAATGCCGAGAATCCTAATATCGATTATATCGCACCGACAAGCGGAGCCCTTGGATGGGTCGACACCTTTGCCCTTCCTGCAAAGTCGGAAAATGTCAGCGGCGCATATAAATGGATTAACTTTATGTTGAGACCTGAAAATGCCGCCTTCTTCACCAACAAGGAAACCTATGGAACAGCTAGCAAGGATGCTGTGAAATTCTTGGATCCGGCAATCGCCGCAAACTTTACCAGATGCCTTCCACCTGAAGTTCTGGCTAAGGTGAACTGGTACCCTACCGTTCCTGCCGGGATTG
- the ygfK gene encoding putative selenate reductase subunit YgfK has translation MADIMRPVPFSELLSRIVGEYRNHHSIFGLAEEQFYTDKGKHDLKVFGQHCSTACGPAAGPHTQLAQNIVTSYLAGGRFMELKTVQVMDTLEIDKPCIDARDEGYNVEWSTEYSLPKAWDEYAKAWIILHVIEALQGKGKFEKPSFIFNMSVGYNLEGIKTAKMQQFIDSMIDANKDPRFAEYLAELDAMVEEGLLDGSPWDGMEKKLKGISSKISANISPSTTISTMHGCPPKEIEAICTYMLTEKKIDTFVKLNPTLLGYDKVREILDNLGFDYIGLTRENFEHDLQYNDAIAMLHRLVDLAKKEGKGFGVKLTNTLGSVNDQGVLPGKEMYMSGRVLLPISTTVASWLSKEFGGKLPVSYSGGANALTVQALFETGIRPITLATDMLKPGGYSRLNQMVSILEKSKAWDMDSIDVEKIEKLSNDACTGKFAVTEKEFRGTDSIKIGQDLPLFDCYVAPCQVACPIHQDVPEYVQLVGEGRYADALTLIYDKNALPAITANICDHQCQLHCTRMDYEGAVQIREMKKLAVENGFEEFKKSWEGPTDKSEIKAAVVGAGPAGLSAAYFLSRSGFDTTVFEREENAGGVVRHVIPGFRIPVEAIESDIEFIKAHGVDFRFSAKSEDITVKALKESGYSYVFYAVGSEKDNEIPLKGETKNVLQSLSFLGAYRKDPSSVTLGKNVVVVGGGNTAMDSARAALRVPGVEKVSVVYRRTEKEMPADLEEYGLAKEENVEFLFLANPESYEGNKLVVRKMELGEKDASGRCRPVATQETFTMVADSMITAIGEHADSEKLTWYGVPVNEKGWPKTDKETLESEVEGVYAIGDVQSGPSTVVRCIASARTAVEACIDKVLGPLEDDEEDDCCCGHDHSEDHECSCGHDHSEDHECCCGDDEDDDDCCSDDDDDDEMSPEEMENLAADENSYFALINEKKSQILVSKSVSDKKFAETEAKRCLECSYMCNKCVEVCPNRANVAIDVRNTGVFDNPFQILHLDAYCNECGNCDTFCPWTGGPYKKKFTLFSRMDDFENSTNEGFYSDNGEIVIRFAGKIYNCSMDEDGILVGDQEGITDEVAALIEEVFTSYSYLLGVVED, from the coding sequence ATGGCAGACATCATGCGTCCTGTTCCATTTTCGGAACTACTTAGCCGTATTGTTGGAGAATATCGTAACCACCATTCAATTTTTGGACTTGCCGAGGAGCAGTTCTATACAGACAAAGGCAAACATGACCTGAAGGTATTTGGCCAGCATTGCAGCACCGCATGTGGTCCCGCTGCAGGCCCCCATACCCAGCTTGCCCAGAATATTGTCACCAGTTACCTTGCCGGTGGCCGGTTCATGGAACTGAAGACCGTACAGGTCATGGATACCCTTGAGATCGACAAACCCTGTATTGATGCCCGCGACGAAGGCTATAATGTGGAATGGTCCACAGAATATTCCCTTCCCAAGGCTTGGGACGAATATGCAAAGGCTTGGATCATCCTGCATGTCATTGAAGCTTTGCAGGGCAAAGGCAAATTCGAGAAGCCTTCCTTTATTTTCAATATGTCCGTCGGATATAACCTTGAAGGAATCAAGACGGCAAAGATGCAACAATTCATCGACTCGATGATTGATGCGAACAAGGATCCCCGCTTTGCAGAATATCTGGCTGAACTGGATGCAATGGTCGAAGAAGGCCTGCTCGATGGTTCCCCCTGGGATGGTATGGAAAAGAAGCTCAAGGGCATTTCTTCCAAAATCAGCGCCAATATCAGCCCCTCGACCACCATCAGCACCATGCATGGCTGTCCTCCCAAGGAAATTGAAGCCATCTGCACCTATATGCTCACCGAAAAGAAAATCGACACCTTTGTAAAGCTCAACCCAACGTTGCTCGGCTATGACAAAGTCCGTGAGATCCTGGACAACCTCGGATTCGATTATATCGGTCTGACAAGAGAAAACTTCGAGCATGACCTGCAGTACAATGATGCAATTGCCATGCTTCATCGTTTGGTAGACCTGGCAAAGAAAGAAGGGAAGGGTTTCGGCGTAAAACTGACCAATACCCTTGGTTCTGTCAACGACCAGGGCGTTCTTCCCGGCAAAGAGATGTATATGTCCGGCCGTGTCCTTCTTCCTATTTCTACCACCGTTGCAAGCTGGCTGAGTAAGGAATTCGGTGGAAAACTCCCTGTTTCCTATAGTGGCGGCGCCAATGCGCTTACCGTCCAGGCTCTTTTTGAGACCGGCATCCGCCCCATTACCCTTGCTACCGATATGCTCAAGCCGGGCGGGTATTCCCGTCTGAACCAGATGGTATCCATCCTGGAAAAGAGTAAAGCCTGGGATATGGATTCCATCGATGTTGAGAAAATCGAAAAGCTTTCCAATGACGCCTGCACTGGCAAATTTGCCGTGACCGAGAAGGAATTCCGTGGTACAGACAGCATTAAGATAGGCCAAGACCTTCCTTTATTCGACTGCTATGTTGCTCCCTGCCAGGTTGCCTGCCCCATCCATCAGGATGTTCCAGAGTATGTCCAGCTTGTCGGAGAAGGCCGCTATGCCGATGCCCTTACCCTTATTTATGACAAGAACGCACTTCCTGCAATTACTGCAAACATCTGTGACCACCAGTGCCAGTTGCATTGTACCCGTATGGATTACGAAGGTGCTGTGCAGATTCGCGAGATGAAAAAACTTGCAGTGGAGAATGGATTCGAGGAGTTTAAGAAATCCTGGGAAGGTCCTACTGACAAGAGCGAAATCAAAGCCGCTGTCGTTGGTGCCGGTCCTGCAGGTCTCTCTGCTGCCTATTTCCTTTCCCGCAGTGGCTTTGACACCACGGTCTTTGAACGGGAGGAGAATGCAGGCGGCGTAGTACGCCATGTCATTCCTGGTTTCCGTATCCCTGTCGAGGCCATAGAGAGTGATATTGAGTTCATCAAAGCACATGGTGTGGATTTCCGCTTCTCTGCAAAGAGCGAGGATATTACCGTCAAGGCTTTGAAAGAATCAGGCTATTCCTATGTCTTCTATGCTGTCGGTAGCGAAAAGGACAATGAAATCCCGCTTAAGGGAGAAACCAAGAATGTATTGCAGTCCCTTTCTTTCCTGGGTGCCTACAGAAAGGATCCGTCCTCTGTAACCTTGGGCAAAAACGTGGTGGTAGTCGGTGGCGGAAATACCGCTATGGACAGTGCCCGTGCAGCCCTCAGGGTCCCTGGAGTAGAGAAAGTCTCTGTGGTCTACCGCAGGACCGAGAAGGAAATGCCAGCCGACCTGGAAGAGTACGGCCTTGCCAAGGAAGAAAACGTAGAGTTCTTGTTCCTTGCAAACCCTGAATCCTATGAAGGAAACAAGCTGGTTGTCCGCAAAATGGAACTCGGTGAAAAAGATGCTTCCGGCCGTTGTCGCCCGGTAGCTACCCAAGAGACTTTCACCATGGTTGCAGACTCTATGATCACCGCCATCGGTGAACATGCCGACTCTGAAAAACTTACCTGGTACGGCGTACCGGTAAACGAGAAGGGTTGGCCGAAAACTGACAAGGAGACCTTGGAATCGGAAGTCGAGGGCGTCTATGCTATCGGTGATGTGCAAAGTGGTCCTTCGACCGTTGTCCGCTGTATCGCAAGTGCAAGGACTGCCGTAGAAGCCTGTATCGACAAGGTACTCGGTCCTCTTGAGGACGACGAAGAAGATGACTGTTGTTGTGGCCATGACCATAGCGAAGACCATGAATGTTCCTGTGGCCACGACCACAGTGAAGATCATGAGTGTTGCTGCGGTGATGACGAGGACGATGACGATTGTTGCAGCGATGATGACGACGATGACGAAATGAGCCCTGAGGAAATGGAAAACCTTGCAGCTGACGAGAATTCCTATTTTGCACTCATCAATGAAAAGAAGAGTCAGATTCTGGTTTCCAAGAGTGTCAGTGACAAGAAATTTGCAGAGACTGAGGCGAAGCGTTGCCTTGAATGTTCCTATATGTGTAACAAGTGCGTAGAGGTTTGCCCCAACAGGGCCAACGTCGCAATCGATGTACGCAATACCGGGGTATTCGACAACCCGTTCCAGATTCTCCATCTCGATGCTTACTGCAACGAATGTGGGAACTGTGACACCTTCTGTCCTTGGACCGGTGGCCCGTATAAAAAGAAATTTACGCTCTTCAGCAGAATGGATGACTTTGAGAATTCTACCAACGAGGGTTTCTATTCTGACAATGGGGAAATCGTTATCAGGTTTGCTGGTAAGATTTACAATTGTTCAATGGACGAGGACGGGATCCTTGTAGGCGACCAAGAGGGAATCACCGATGAAGTCGCTGCCTTGATCGAGGAAGTGTTTACATCGTACAGCTATCTGCTGGGTGTCGTAGAAGACTAA
- the ssnA gene encoding putative aminohydrolase SsnA, translated as MSTIVIKNTRVMQTMPPFTVTTDVDVVITDDVIRAVGKGAGSSVQADKVIDGKGKTVIPGNVCGHHHYYSGLSRGMMISAGPQNDFIQVLKEWWWRLDRGLDEEACYYSSLICSLDAIKAGTTTCIDHHASPNYIAGSLDTIANGMEKVGVRGTTCYEVTDRNFGMKEVEDGVSENISFAKSSKKRTLVRGMIGGHAPFTIPDEGLRLMGEAMRETGAGLHLHVAEDKYDVVHSHHHYNKDIVDRLDSFGLLTPNSLLVHGLWLNGKEIEKINEHDCFFAHNARSNMNNNVGYCQHIQDVKNLIIGTDGCGGNMFEELKLAFFKHKDETGSWWPGDYLTALSRGNKLVEKYFDGNFGRVEAGYKADLAILDYQNPTPLLEGNAAGHFVWGMSSNCVESVIVNGKLVMENHSFPGLDVAEIYAQAAKVAERVWKKVDKIAP; from the coding sequence ATGTCAACAATAGTAATCAAGAACACCCGCGTTATGCAGACAATGCCTCCGTTTACCGTTACCACTGATGTGGATGTCGTCATCACCGATGACGTCATCCGCGCCGTGGGAAAGGGAGCAGGCTCGTCTGTGCAGGCGGACAAAGTAATCGACGGAAAAGGCAAGACGGTCATTCCTGGAAATGTCTGTGGTCACCACCACTATTATTCAGGGCTTTCCAGGGGCATGATGATCTCAGCCGGTCCCCAGAACGATTTTATCCAAGTGTTGAAGGAATGGTGGTGGCGCCTTGACCGCGGACTCGATGAGGAAGCTTGTTATTACAGTTCACTCATTTGCTCTCTCGACGCTATCAAGGCAGGTACAACTACCTGTATCGACCATCATGCGAGCCCAAACTATATTGCCGGTTCGCTCGATACCATTGCCAATGGAATGGAAAAAGTCGGTGTACGGGGAACTACCTGTTATGAAGTAACTGACCGGAACTTTGGTATGAAAGAAGTCGAAGACGGGGTTAGTGAAAATATTTCCTTTGCCAAGTCCAGTAAGAAGCGCACCTTGGTTCGCGGAATGATCGGAGGCCATGCCCCCTTTACCATTCCCGATGAGGGTTTGCGCCTGATGGGTGAGGCGATGAGGGAAACGGGTGCCGGTTTGCACTTGCACGTGGCTGAGGATAAGTACGATGTCGTACATTCCCACCATCACTACAACAAGGACATCGTTGACCGGCTTGACTCGTTCGGTCTGCTTACCCCGAATTCATTGTTGGTTCACGGCCTTTGGCTGAATGGCAAGGAAATCGAGAAGATCAACGAACATGATTGTTTCTTTGCCCACAACGCCCGTAGCAACATGAACAACAATGTCGGTTACTGCCAGCACATCCAGGATGTAAAGAACTTGATCATCGGGACCGATGGTTGCGGTGGAAATATGTTCGAGGAACTCAAACTTGCCTTCTTCAAGCATAAGGACGAAACAGGATCCTGGTGGCCCGGTGATTATCTTACCGCCCTCTCCAGGGGAAACAAACTGGTCGAGAAGTATTTTGATGGGAATTTCGGAAGGGTTGAGGCAGGCTACAAAGCTGACTTGGCTATTCTCGACTACCAAAACCCGACTCCTCTGTTGGAAGGCAATGCCGCTGGGCATTTTGTTTGGGGCATGAGCAGCAATTGTGTCGAAAGTGTAATTGTAAACGGGAAACTGGTTATGGAAAATCATTCCTTCCCAGGACTCGATGTAGCAGAAATCTATGCCCAGGCGGCGAAAGTTGCCGAACGCGTATGGAAAAAAGTTGACAAAATCGCTCCCTAA
- a CDS encoding YgeY family selenium metabolism-linked hydrolase codes for MSIQEQIRAKAAEYRDYTALNLSKMVQTKSYSSQEEDVCRLIVTLCEEAGFDEVYIDGLGSVIGRVGNGPKKLAFDAHIDTVEVGNLKNWDFDPFSGEIKDGKVWGRGTSDQKGGAASMITAGRILKELGYGGEYTCYFTFTVMEEDCDGMCWKYLIEEENFRPDLVVSTEPTSCRLYRGHRGRMEIRIILKGISCHGSAPERGVSAAYKAAKAALAIEQLNKDLQPDEEKFLGKGTITVSQMDVKGPSQCAVADYAMLYCDRRLTWGEDADLAISQVREYVSKATGDDPDSIVVEMPNYEKIGWTKKPYSQELYFPTWKIDANHKLVEAGVAGHEALFGKAPVVDKWTFSTNLVATTGRHKIPAIGFGPGDESQAHAPNEINRIEDLEICSAFYAMLPYSLEK; via the coding sequence ATGAGTATTCAGGAACAGATTAGAGCCAAGGCTGCCGAATATCGCGACTATACGGCGCTGAATCTCTCCAAAATGGTGCAAACCAAGAGCTATAGCTCCCAGGAAGAGGATGTTTGCCGCCTCATCGTTACTCTTTGCGAGGAAGCAGGGTTCGATGAAGTATATATCGATGGACTCGGTTCGGTTATCGGCCGTGTCGGCAACGGGCCTAAGAAACTGGCCTTTGATGCCCATATCGATACCGTTGAAGTCGGAAACCTCAAAAACTGGGATTTCGACCCGTTCTCCGGTGAGATCAAAGACGGAAAGGTCTGGGGTCGTGGTACTTCCGACCAGAAAGGTGGCGCAGCTTCCATGATCACTGCTGGTCGTATCCTCAAGGAGCTTGGCTACGGTGGCGAGTATACTTGTTACTTTACCTTTACCGTAATGGAAGAGGACTGTGACGGCATGTGCTGGAAATACCTCATCGAAGAAGAGAATTTCCGCCCTGACTTGGTTGTTTCCACTGAACCTACCTCCTGCCGCCTCTACCGCGGACATCGGGGAAGAATGGAAATCAGGATCATTCTCAAGGGCATTTCCTGTCATGGAAGCGCTCCCGAGCGTGGTGTCAGTGCAGCCTACAAGGCCGCTAAGGCAGCCCTTGCCATTGAGCAGCTCAATAAAGACCTCCAGCCCGACGAAGAGAAGTTCCTTGGAAAGGGAACCATCACGGTCAGCCAGATGGACGTCAAGGGACCCAGCCAGTGTGCAGTTGCCGACTATGCAATGCTGTATTGTGACCGCCGCCTGACTTGGGGTGAAGACGCCGACCTTGCTATCAGCCAGGTTCGTGAATATGTCTCCAAGGCTACCGGGGACGATCCCGATTCAATCGTTGTCGAGATGCCCAACTATGAGAAAATCGGCTGGACCAAGAAGCCTTACTCTCAGGAACTGTATTTCCCAACCTGGAAGATCGATGCAAATCACAAGCTGGTCGAAGCCGGTGTCGCAGGACATGAGGCCCTTTTCGGAAAGGCTCCTGTCGTAGACAAATGGACTTTCTCCACAAACTTGGTTGCTACCACCGGTCGTCACAAGATTCCAGCTATCGGTTTCGGACCTGGCGATGAGTCACAGGCTCATGCCCCTAACGAGATCAACCGCATAGAGGACCTTGAGATTTGCAGTGCGTTCTACGCAATGCTTCCGTATTCCTTGGAAAAATAG
- a CDS encoding xanthine dehydrogenase family protein molybdopterin-binding subunit: MAQKPIADPVRRVDAIAKGSGTQKYLTDFQFEDMLYSRMVRSSIPRGIIKNIEVPQLPEGYYFITYKDIPSDGRNELAMIAKDWKCFAENEVRYVGETIGLLVGEDRNILADLHDQVKVTYEELEPAISIEDGLALKGGAFVNDDNIFCELHTETGENLDEVFFQADRVFEETYRTGFQEHVHLETNGALCCKEDDKFVIYASAQCPFYIRKSIAGLLNLQPQDIIVRQTTTGGAFGGKEHFPDVLSGPLLVAVNKIGKPIQLSFDRSEDMEYSVKRHPSRTKIKTALDKDGNILGMDIDVVYNVGGYLSCSFVVLQRGVFHATGCYAIPSTRIHGRGVATNTFPSDAFRGFGAPQTIFAIERHMDHLAVFLKKDPLELRNQYLLKKGSLTSTNGHVVEDVKLPEMIKQITDASDYWRKSKEYDRGSGKGIGISLYNHGGAFTGNGEQMIIKAHARLHKSADGMVEILVGSTEMGQGFQTAARKIAAQVLDIDIDMVTYENPDTSRVPDSGPTAASRSTMIVGKLVERAALQMKDRYASEEDFSVEVEYEHPEGFPWDQKTFQGDAYLGYGWGAAIVEVELDPLTSEVETKGIWVSHDVGHPIDELIIRGQVHGGVMQSLGYASMELLENKKGYFKQNSMSDYIIPTSMDFPKMESFLVDNPYPYGPFGAKGMGELVFNGADAAFCDAVSRAIDRKVCEIPIPSETIMELQLHGN; the protein is encoded by the coding sequence ATGGCACAGAAGCCTATTGCCGACCCTGTACGAAGGGTAGATGCTATAGCCAAAGGGAGCGGGACGCAAAAATATCTTACCGACTTCCAATTTGAGGATATGCTGTACAGTCGAATGGTCCGCTCGAGTATTCCCCGTGGGATTATTAAGAATATTGAGGTCCCCCAGCTACCCGAAGGGTACTATTTCATTACTTATAAAGACATTCCGAGTGACGGACGAAATGAACTTGCAATGATTGCAAAGGACTGGAAGTGTTTCGCCGAGAACGAAGTAAGGTATGTCGGTGAGACCATAGGCCTTTTGGTCGGGGAAGACAGGAATATCCTTGCCGATCTCCATGACCAGGTCAAAGTTACCTATGAGGAATTGGAACCTGCCATTTCCATTGAAGATGGCCTTGCCCTAAAAGGTGGTGCTTTTGTCAACGATGACAACATCTTCTGTGAGTTGCATACCGAGACCGGGGAAAACCTCGATGAGGTCTTTTTCCAGGCAGACCGTGTGTTCGAGGAAACCTACCGTACTGGATTCCAGGAACACGTTCATCTTGAAACCAATGGTGCGCTGTGCTGCAAGGAAGACGACAAGTTTGTCATTTATGCCTCTGCCCAGTGTCCTTTCTATATTCGGAAATCCATTGCAGGGCTTCTTAACCTGCAACCCCAGGACATTATCGTGCGTCAGACGACTACCGGTGGTGCGTTCGGGGGAAAAGAGCATTTTCCCGATGTGCTCAGCGGTCCCCTGCTGGTAGCAGTCAATAAGATTGGCAAGCCGATCCAGCTTTCCTTCGACCGGAGCGAGGACATGGAATACTCGGTCAAACGTCATCCGAGCAGGACGAAGATCAAGACAGCCCTGGACAAGGATGGGAATATCCTTGGCATGGATATAGATGTTGTCTACAATGTCGGGGGATATCTCTCCTGTTCGTTTGTTGTCCTGCAGCGTGGGGTTTTCCATGCAACGGGTTGTTATGCAATCCCCTCAACCAGGATACATGGACGCGGTGTGGCTACCAACACCTTCCCAAGCGATGCCTTCCGTGGTTTCGGAGCCCCCCAGACTATTTTCGCCATTGAACGGCATATGGATCATCTCGCTGTGTTCCTCAAGAAAGACCCTCTGGAACTGAGGAATCAATATCTTCTAAAGAAAGGTTCGCTTACCTCTACCAATGGCCATGTCGTCGAAGACGTCAAGCTTCCCGAGATGATCAAACAGATTACCGATGCTTCCGATTACTGGCGCAAATCCAAGGAATATGACCGAGGCTCAGGAAAGGGTATCGGAATTTCTTTGTATAACCATGGCGGTGCTTTTACCGGAAACGGTGAACAGATGATTATTAAAGCCCATGCAAGGTTGCATAAGAGCGCCGATGGCATGGTCGAAATCCTTGTCGGAAGTACCGAGATGGGGCAAGGTTTCCAGACCGCGGCACGTAAAATCGCCGCCCAGGTTCTGGATATTGATATCGACATGGTTACGTACGAGAATCCCGATACGTCACGTGTTCCCGATAGCGGTCCGACGGCAGCAAGCCGTTCTACCATGATTGTCGGAAAACTGGTTGAACGGGCGGCCTTGCAGATGAAGGACCGTTATGCCTCGGAAGAAGATTTCTCTGTCGAAGTTGAGTATGAACATCCCGAAGGTTTCCCCTGGGACCAGAAAACCTTCCAGGGTGATGCCTACCTCGGCTATGGCTGGGGGGCGGCAATCGTCGAGGTTGAGCTCGATCCCCTTACTTCTGAAGTAGAGACAAAGGGAATCTGGGTCAGCCATGATGTAGGTCATCCAATTGATGAGCTCATCATCCGTGGACAGGTCCATGGAGGGGTGATGCAGAGCCTTGGCTATGCCTCAATGGAACTGCTGGAGAACAAGAAGGGTTATTTCAAGCAAAATTCCATGAGCGATTATATTATCCCGACTTCCATGGATTTCCCGAAAATGGAATCGTTTTTGGTTGATAACCCCTATCCCTATGGGCCTTTCGGGGCTAAGGGTATGGGTGAATTGGTGTTCAATGGAGCTGATGCCGCGTTCTGTGATGCGGTAAGCCGTGCCATTGATCGGAAAGTCTGCGAGATTCCCATCCCGAGCGAAACTATTATGGAGCTACAGCTACATGGAAACTAA
- a CDS encoding (2Fe-2S)-binding protein encodes METNIEFTLNGELVSITTDPLRRLLDVIREDFGLVGTKEGCGEGECGACSVIKDGRIITTCMVPIGAVGGSSIMTIDGLKETAQGKCIIEAFADGGAVQCGFCIPGMVIAAEDMLTRNPHPSEQEIRAGISGNICRCTGYDLIVESIKLASERGNGLW; translated from the coding sequence ATGGAAACTAACATAGAATTTACCTTGAATGGGGAACTTGTCTCCATTACTACCGATCCGCTTCGTCGTCTGCTTGACGTAATCCGGGAGGATTTCGGCCTTGTCGGAACCAAGGAAGGTTGCGGTGAGGGTGAGTGTGGGGCTTGTTCCGTCATTAAAGACGGAAGGATCATCACTACCTGCATGGTTCCGATAGGGGCTGTCGGGGGAAGTTCCATCATGACAATCGACGGGCTGAAGGAAACCGCTCAGGGCAAGTGCATCATCGAAGCCTTTGCCGACGGAGGGGCTGTCCAGTGTGGGTTCTGCATCCCGGGTATGGTTATAGCCGCCGAGGATATGCTTACGCGCAACCCGCATCCAAGCGAGCAAGAAATTCGTGCAGGTATCAGCGGGAATATCTGCCGCTGTACCGGCTATGATTTGATCGTGGAAAGTATCAAACTCGCCAGCGAGAGGGGGAATGGACTATGGTAA
- a CDS encoding FAD binding domain-containing protein, with protein MVTYIPETLEEALAIRKESGARPLAGGTDLMVQYRRGVGVTPKFPWPIMIVSQLAELKGISQDLDGSCVIGAGVTSTEIAESEMVPFHVREAASRMGAISLRNLATIGGNIGNASPKGDLPAVLILLDASLVLSSVSGERIVLLDDFIVGAKKTLLREDELITKIIIPRPEKPFTYVWYRKIGTRKANAISKLSFSAAMTVDDEGIVTDFRASSGAAGPKIARNKELESTLIGKNIEDLPSMIPAFLLEYDKIISPHAMPEYRRESTKRMLAYFLEQVAKRPASEIIK; from the coding sequence ATGGTAACCTATATTCCGGAAACACTCGAAGAAGCTCTTGCTATCAGAAAAGAGAGTGGTGCTCGCCCCCTTGCAGGCGGTACCGATCTGATGGTCCAGTATCGTCGGGGAGTAGGGGTAACGCCCAAGTTTCCCTGGCCGATCATGATAGTCAGCCAGCTTGCAGAGCTCAAAGGTATTTCTCAGGACCTCGATGGCAGCTGTGTAATCGGTGCCGGTGTTACCTCTACTGAGATTGCAGAATCGGAGATGGTACCCTTTCATGTACGTGAGGCAGCAAGCAGGATGGGCGCCATTTCGCTTCGCAACCTAGCCACGATAGGCGGAAACATCGGCAATGCTTCCCCTAAGGGCGACCTTCCTGCCGTTTTGATCCTTCTCGATGCTTCCCTTGTGCTGTCCAGTGTCAGCGGGGAGCGGATTGTCTTGCTTGACGATTTTATCGTGGGGGCAAAGAAGACACTCCTAAGAGAGGATGAGCTTATCACCAAAATTATCATTCCAAGGCCTGAAAAGCCATTTACCTATGTATGGTACCGTAAAATCGGAACCAGAAAGGCAAATGCAATAAGCAAACTATCCTTCTCAGCCGCCATGACTGTGGATGATGAGGGAATAGTCACTGATTTTCGAGCTTCCAGCGGTGCTGCAGGTCCGAAAATCGCAAGGAACAAAGAATTGGAATCCACTTTGATCGGGAAAAACATCGAGGATCTTCCCTCCATGATACCCGCCTTCCTTCTAGAATATGACAAGATCATATCGCCTCATGCCATGCCTGAGTACAGAAGGGAGTCGACAAAAAGAATGCTTGCTTATTTTTTGGAACAGGTCGCTAAAAGACCTGCATCGGAGATAATCAAATAG